The segment CTTCTGCCAGTACAGTTCGCCGAGCGTGTCGACGACCGCCTCTGCCCGCGTCTGGGCCGTCGCCGGGTCGAACTCCGCCGCAACGCCACCGCCCTCGAGACCGCCGCTTATGTTGCGCGACGGTTCCGGATCTTCGCTCATGTGTGCAGGTACGCTCGAGCGGGCAAAACATCACTGGATAGCTCCCTCAAGGTCCATCTCCCTCCACCGCTTCTAACGCTCAGTCGCGCTCAATCGTTCACGGATACGGTAATCGTCGCGGTTACGTCCGCACCCGCGGCCAGCGCCTCGACGAGATCCCGGTCGAATCCCTCCGCGGCGTGTTCCGCCTCGAGCGCGATGGTCCGCTCGTCGACGTACTCGCTCGTTCGGCCTACCGCGCTGCGCTCGCTCGAGAACTCGAGGGCCGGGTCGCCGCGACCCTGAACCGAGTCTCGGTGGCCGGCCGCCTCGAGCGTGACCGTGATCGTCGCGTCGGGGCGCTGGCAGGCGGCGACGAACTCCGGGTCGAAATCCGCGGGCGCGCGGTCGGCTTCGATCGCGAGAATACAGTCGCCCGCGGGGGTCAGAAAGTCGTCCGTCGAGATCTCGAACGTGCTCGCGTGCTCGGCGCTGACGTTCTCGTGGCCGCGGGCGTGGATGATCTCCTCGAGGGCGCGCTCTCGTCCGTCGGTATCGCCTCGCCGTTTACCGTCCTCACTCGTCGTCGGATCGCTCATAGCTACGTTCGCCGCCTCGCGCTGAAAATGGAATCGATCGTGCGTCCGGTTCTCGAGCGGTGGACCAGTTTATACGAGGCTCGCGCCGTCGAACTCGCCGCGGCTGTACTCGATCTCCATCAGATCGAGGATCGTCGGCGCGATGTCGTAGAGGTCGGCGTCGTCGATCGTCACGTCGGGGTCGTCGACGTACAGCGACGTGTCGTCGAAGCTGTGCATCCCGTTTCGCGGTCCCGTTGTAAACACCTCCGAATCGGCCTTGAAGCCGGACTTGAGGTCGAAGCCGTTCGACGGAATCGCGACCAGATCGGGCGCGATTTCGTCGTGGTCGCCGCGGAAAGCGGCTTCCTTCTCGACGACGCGGTCGACCACCGTGCGGCCCTCGGGCCCCTCGAGTTCCTCGAGTTCGGCCTTGAGCTCGTCGCGAACCGCGTCGTACTCGGATTTGGGAACCGACCCGCGGGGCTCTCGCCCCTCGAGGTTGATGTAGAACCGACCCGGAATGAACGAGTAGGCTTTGGTCTCGTCGGCGATGTCGTCGAGTTCCTCCGGCTCGTCGGTCCGGAAGGAGAGCCAGTCGTTCTCCCGAAGCCACTCGTTGAAGTGGACCTCGTGATCGAGGCTGGTGAAGCCGTGATCGGAGGCGACGATGAGCGTGACGTCTTCGGGCAGCGCCTCGCGTAGCTCGCCGATGTAGTCGTCGACCTTCTCGTAGAACTCGAGGAACTCCTCGCGGAACTCGCCGTCGCGCTCGTAGTCTTTGAACAGGAAGTGGTTGACCCGGTCGGTCGTCATGAAGACGCCGAAAAAGAGGTCCCAGTCGTCTTCCTCGATGTAGTGTTTGAACGCCTCGTAGCGCGCGTCGACGGTCGCGTGGGCGTCCTCGATGAACTCGCTTTTGTCCTCCTGGTGGCCGAGTTTCGGGTTGACGTCGATCCGGTACTCGTATCCCTCGAGAGTGTCCCGAACGTCGTCGGGATAGGCCGCCTTCTCGAGGCCGGGTGAGAGAAAGCCAGAAACCATCCGCTGGACGTTTCGCTGGGGCGGGAACGTGACCGGCACGTTCATCACCGTCGCGTTTCGTCCCTCCTCCTGTACCCGATCCCAGATTCGGGTGGCCTGCACTTCGTTGCCCATCGGAACGTACGTGTCGTAGGTGCCGACCTCTCGGTCCTGAAAGCCGTAGACGCCCGTCTCACCGGGGTTCATCCCGGTCGTCAACGAGGGCCAGCAGGCGCTGGATTCCGGCGGTACGATGCTCGATATTTCGCTTGCAGTCCCATCCGACGCGATCGCCGCGAAGTTCGGAAAGCGATCCTCGTTATCCCTGAGAAGACTGTACGGGACACCATCAACTCCGATAAACGCGACTCGAGGGCTTCCATCGCCCCGTAACCGGTCAAACAGACCCATGCGGGATGGTAGTCCGAGCGGATACAAGAACCTTCGTTTCCAGACACTGTTTTCGAGAACGACCGACGTCGGTCACGGCCGACGGAGCGATCCGAGAATCGCCGGTCGCTCGACCGTGTCCGAGCGATGACTGCTCGAGATCGGCGAGCCCCGCGTTACTCGGCGTCGTCCGGTTCGAAGTTCGTCGGAACGATCGTCGGATGCGCCATCCCGACGCCGATCTCGGGTTCGTCGGGGTCTGAACGCCGGTATCCAACGGGGGACTCTTTTGCTGCCATAACGTGTGAATCAACGCTCCCGCGACCAATAAAATTACCCATGCTCATAACGCATGCGAGTCTGCGCGTTGATTACCACCGTGAATCGCCGCAGTTCTGTTAACCGCCGCGAATCGCTCCACCTCTGTGAATCTCCGCACCACTGCGAATCTTCGCAGCTACCGGGAACTCTGTGTACCGACTGTGTGTCCAGCGAAAAAACCGGTCAGTCAGTTCGACCCTCGACGCTCAGGCGAAGTTCTCCTCGTAGAGATCCTGTGCGTGCTCGATCGCGTCGTAGGCGGCCTGTTTGTCCTCCCAGCCCTGCGTCTCGACTTCCTTGCCTTCCTCTAAGTTCTTGTAGGTCGCGAAGAACTCGTCGATTTCGTCGAGTTGCTGCTGTGGAATGTCCTCGAGGTCTTCGATGTGGTCGTATCGGGGATCCTCGGAGGGGACGGCGATGACCTTGTCGTCCTGCTCGCCGTCGTCGTCCATTTTCATCAGGGCGACGGGGCGCGCTTCGATGACGCAGCCGGGGAAGGTCTGATCCTCGACGAGAACGAGCACGTCGAAGGGGTCCTCGTCGTCGTAGTACGACTGGGGAATAAAGCCGTAATCGGACGGGTAGTGAACGTTCGAGTGGAGAACGCGATCGAGGACGACGCCCGGCACGTCCTTGTCGTACTCGTACTTGTTGCGCTCGCCCTTGAGACACTCGACGACGGCGTAGATCTCTTCGGGTGCGTTCGGTCCGGTTTCTATGTCTTCCCAGAGATTTACCATACCGAAACGATTCATGGACGATCAAAAAGTACTTTCGTAATCGAACTGGAACCTATATCCGATGGCCACCAGACGAATTAGTAAGGTGAGCCGACGAAACGACCATGAAACGGTCGACAGCACGCTGCGAGACTGTTTGGCTGTAATCATTGGACGAATAGTTGGCAAGTCTTAAATAGTCTGGTGACATTTACAAATCTATGTCAGAGGCACAAGCAGTCACGGGCGAAGAAGGTATTGCGCGCGAAATGACCGCGTTCCAGAACAACATCCTCATCATCCTCGCCAAAGAGCCGATGTACGGCCTGGCGATCAAGCGGGAACTCGAGGACTACTACGGAACCGAAGTCAACCACGGGCGACTCTACCCGAACCTCGACGAACTCGTCGAACTCGGACTCGTCGAGAAGAGTGAACTCGACAAGCGAACGAACGAGTACTCGCTGACCGACGACGGCTACGACGCCGTCCTCGACGGTATCAGCTGGACGCTCTCGAAGGTCGTCACGGGCGACGACCGCGCGGACGAGATCTCCGACATCGTCGAAGATAGCTACTGAAACACGCAACGCGACGATCTCGTCGGTACCGCGTCGACGACGAACTGACGACGATCACTCGGACCGGTATTCGGGCACCGGTTCGCCGGCCGTCTCGAAGACGAGTTCGATCGAGCGCTCGAGCGCGTCTCGTTGCTCGTCGGACGGCCACGCATTTCTTACGACGTACTCCGTGCGGAACTCCGAGAGCTCCGCGGCCGTCGCCGACTCGATCGGCTTCGCGTAGTGGTTACCCATGAAATCCGCGAGGAGAGCGGCGTTGTCGCCATGAACCTCACCGTGAGCGGTTCGGACGTCATCGACGAGTTCGCGATTCGCCACATCGACTGCCTCCCAGTCGTCCGGATCGCCAGCGCCCTCGAGCGGAATTTCGACGGCGCGCTCGAGATCGTCGATCCGGTCCGTTCTGATGACGCCCGCGTCCTCGTCGTGCCACTCTTGGGGGTGGAGTACGAGCACGTCGTCGTCTTCCGTTCTGACCCGCGCAGTGTACTCGTGGTCCTCGAGCAGCGTCTCGCGCTCGGCTTCGTAGGCGGCCGCTTCCTCGTCGTCGACGGCGTTTCGCTCGAGTCTGGTGAGTCGTTCCGCGTCGTCGATCACTTCTCTCGGGAGCGATTCCCCGGCCTCTTCGGTCGTCTCTCGGGAAGTCGGCTCGGCTTCGTCTCCGGCGCTCTCGGCGTCGGGCCCGGTGGTCGACTCTTCGTTCGGTGTGGGCATGTGGATACTCGAGAAGAGGAGCGGGCGGCTTTTCAGTCGTGCGTTCCCGGCGCGCCTTCATGGGTTCGTTTCGGCGGCGGACGCGAGCGTTCAGGCCTCGTCGAGCGCCTCGTTCGCGAGCTCGTCAGCGCGTTCGTTGGCCTCTCGAGGGACGTGCTCGATGGTCCACTCCCCGAAGCCCGTGAGCAACTCGAGTGCGGTCACGCGACGCTCTCTGAGTTCCGGGTTGTTCGTGTCGTACTCGCCCCGGACTTGCTTGACGATAAGTTCGGAGTCCCCGCGGACGTGGACCTCGTCGTACTGGTAATCGCGTGCGGCCTCGAGCGCCGCGATGAGCGCCTCGTACTCGGCCTGATTGTTCGTCGCGCGCCCGATCGTGTCGCTGCCCTCGGCGACGATGCCGTCGCTCGTAACGATCACCCACCCGATTCCCGCGGGGCCCGGATTGCCGCGCGCCCCGCCGTCGAAGTAGAGGTGCGCGCGACCGCCGCCCTCGCGCAGTAGCGCCTCGAGGTCCTGCGGGTTCGATCCCTGGACGACGACTTTGTCGTCGTAGGCGATCCCCGTCGCGTCGCCGCGGCTCGCCCGCCAGCGCTCGTGGTCCGTGTTTCCCGATTCGACGGTGACGCCCGCGTCCTCGAGCCGTTCGCGGGCTCGATCGACGTCGCACTCGATAACCGGCATTCGTGCGAATTCGGCCGGATCCGAATAAAGTCTTTCTGGTTTTGAGCGACAAACTCCGTCTGTCAGTACGTCTCGGGACGGAAATCGGCACTTTGGCTCAAAGAGAAAAAACCCTTACCAAGGATTTATATACGTCCGTGATACTACTATAAAAGTGCGATGACACGGTCCACCCGCCAGCGGGAGCGAACACGTGAGACGGACGAGACCGAGGAACAAGAAGGGGTACGTGCCTGCCCCGAGTGTGAATCGGATAATCTCGTGAAGGATTCCGACCGGGGTGAGCTCATCTGTCAAGACTGTGGGCTCGTCGTGGAAGAGGAAAAGATCGATCCCGGCCCTGAGTGGCGGGCGTTCAACCACCAGGAACGGCAACAGAAGTCCCGCGTCGGCGCGCCGACGACCCAGACGATGCACAACAAGGGACTGACGACGACGATCGACTGGAAAGACAAGGACGCCTACGGACGTTCTATTTCGTCGAAAAAGCGCAGTCAGATGCACCGACTGCGGAAATGGCAAGAGCGCATCCGTACCAAAGACGCCGGCGAACGCAACCTCCAGTTCGCGCTCAGCGAGATCGACCGCATGGCCTCGGCACTCGGCGTGCCGCGATCCGTGCGCGAGGTCGCGTCGGTCATCTACCGCCGCGCGCTCAAAGAAGACCTCATTCGCGGGCGCTCCATCGAGGGCGTCGCGACATCTGCGCTGTATGCCGCCTGCCGAAAGGAGGGCATTCCGCGCAGTCTCGAGGAAATTTCGGAAGTCTCACGCGTCGAACGCAAAGAAATCGGTCGAACGTATCGGTACATCTCGCAGGAACTCGGCCTCGAGATGCGACCCGTCGACCCGAAAAAGTACGTCCCCCGGTTCTGTTCCGAACTCGAACTCTCCGAAGAGGTCCAGACCAAAGCCAACGAAATCATCGAGAAGACGGCCGAAGAAGGGCTTCTCTCGGGCAAATCACCGACCGGCTACGCCGCGGCCGCGATCTACGCTGCCTCGCTGCTCTGTAACGAGAAAAAGACCCAGCGCGAAGTCGCAGACGTCGCGCAGGTCACGGAAGTCACCATCCGGAACCGCTATCAGGAACAGATCGAAGCGATGGGGATCCACGGGTAAACCGCTCACTCCGTATTTTTCCGCGAGTCGCCGATCGTCACCCAGCAACAGCGTCGTTTCGGTCGCCGGCCCGCTACTCGTCCGATCAGTCGTCTTTGCCGACGCTGATGACCTGCAACAGCGAGTAGACCGGGACGCCGTCGATCTCCTCGACGCCCTGTTTGTCGGCGAGGACGACACACGCCAGCGGGTCGCCGCCGTCGGCGCGGATCGCCTCGATGGTCTCGCGCATCGTCGTCCCGCTCGTGATGGTGTCGTCGACGATGTAGCACTCCCGATCGCGAATCGTCGCGAAGTTCCGGGAGAACATCCCGCCGAGTTCGTCCAGATCGCCTTCCTCCCACTGGTGTTTCGCGGGCGTGTAGGTCGCGAGGTCGGTCTCGAGCTCTCGAGCGA is part of the Halostagnicola kamekurae genome and harbors:
- a CDS encoding DUF371 domain-containing protein, encoding MSDPTTSEDGKRRGDTDGRERALEEIIHARGHENVSAEHASTFEISTDDFLTPAGDCILAIEADRAPADFDPEFVAACQRPDATITVTLEAAGHRDSVQGRGDPALEFSSERSAVGRTSEYVDERTIALEAEHAAEGFDRDLVEALAAGADVTATITVSVND
- a CDS encoding alkaline phosphatase family protein; its protein translation is MGLFDRLRGDGSPRVAFIGVDGVPYSLLRDNEDRFPNFAAIASDGTASEISSIVPPESSACWPSLTTGMNPGETGVYGFQDREVGTYDTYVPMGNEVQATRIWDRVQEEGRNATVMNVPVTFPPQRNVQRMVSGFLSPGLEKAAYPDDVRDTLEGYEYRIDVNPKLGHQEDKSEFIEDAHATVDARYEAFKHYIEEDDWDLFFGVFMTTDRVNHFLFKDYERDGEFREEFLEFYEKVDDYIGELREALPEDVTLIVASDHGFTSLDHEVHFNEWLRENDWLSFRTDEPEELDDIADETKAYSFIPGRFYINLEGREPRGSVPKSEYDAVRDELKAELEELEGPEGRTVVDRVVEKEAAFRGDHDEIAPDLVAIPSNGFDLKSGFKADSEVFTTGPRNGMHSFDDTSLYVDDPDVTIDDADLYDIAPTILDLMEIEYSRGEFDGASLV
- a CDS encoding inorganic diphosphatase; translation: MVNLWEDIETGPNAPEEIYAVVECLKGERNKYEYDKDVPGVVLDRVLHSNVHYPSDYGFIPQSYYDDEDPFDVLVLVEDQTFPGCVIEARPVALMKMDDDGEQDDKVIAVPSEDPRYDHIEDLEDIPQQQLDEIDEFFATYKNLEEGKEVETQGWEDKQAAYDAIEHAQDLYEENFA
- a CDS encoding PadR family transcriptional regulator; protein product: MSEAQAVTGEEGIAREMTAFQNNILIILAKEPMYGLAIKRELEDYYGTEVNHGRLYPNLDELVELGLVEKSELDKRTNEYSLTDDGYDAVLDGISWTLSKVVTGDDRADEISDIVEDSY
- a CDS encoding DUF7108 family protein, with amino-acid sequence MPTPNEESTTGPDAESAGDEAEPTSRETTEEAGESLPREVIDDAERLTRLERNAVDDEEAAAYEAERETLLEDHEYTARVRTEDDDVLVLHPQEWHDEDAGVIRTDRIDDLERAVEIPLEGAGDPDDWEAVDVANRELVDDVRTAHGEVHGDNAALLADFMGNHYAKPIESATAAELSEFRTEYVVRNAWPSDEQRDALERSIELVFETAGEPVPEYRSE
- the rnhA gene encoding ribonuclease HI; the encoded protein is MPVIECDVDRARERLEDAGVTVESGNTDHERWRASRGDATGIAYDDKVVVQGSNPQDLEALLREGGGRAHLYFDGGARGNPGPAGIGWVIVTSDGIVAEGSDTIGRATNNQAEYEALIAALEAARDYQYDEVHVRGDSELIVKQVRGEYDTNNPELRERRVTALELLTGFGEWTIEHVPREANERADELANEALDEA
- a CDS encoding transcription initiation factor IIB; the encoded protein is MTRSTRQRERTRETDETEEQEGVRACPECESDNLVKDSDRGELICQDCGLVVEEEKIDPGPEWRAFNHQERQQKSRVGAPTTQTMHNKGLTTTIDWKDKDAYGRSISSKKRSQMHRLRKWQERIRTKDAGERNLQFALSEIDRMASALGVPRSVREVASVIYRRALKEDLIRGRSIEGVATSALYAACRKEGIPRSLEEISEVSRVERKEIGRTYRYISQELGLEMRPVDPKKYVPRFCSELELSEEVQTKANEIIEKTAEEGLLSGKSPTGYAAAAIYAASLLCNEKKTQREVADVAQVTEVTIRNRYQEQIEAMGIHG